One part of the Algibacter sp. L1A34 genome encodes these proteins:
- a CDS encoding glycoside hydrolase family 88 protein — protein sequence MKLQILGALFVTLLMINCGKNKSEVALETSFDVDAQLAYCVGQASSALKLVPAEGDIPRNIAPGSKEWRYVDYKDWTSGFWPGELWYLYEFNNEKTWEQTADKFTEYLKPLSVTPALDHDLGFQVFNSYGNGYRLTKNPEYKDVILKTADTLATLFNPNVGTILSWPRDVPNMEWPQHNTIMDNMINLELLFWASKNGDNKALYDMAVSHADVTMENQFRPDYSSYHVVIYDKDTGEKIKAVTHQGYSDSSMWARGQSWAIYGYTMVYRETKDPKYLDFAQKVTQVYLDRLPEDLIPYWDFDAPNIPNVERDASAAAVVASAILELSTFTKDENLAKEYREKGEKMLEELSKNYQSKDVNTACLLHSTGHAPANSEIDYSIIYADYYYVEALLRLKKLNEGIPLLEPLHKI from the coding sequence ATGAAATTACAAATTTTAGGTGCGCTCTTTGTAACACTTCTAATGATAAATTGTGGCAAAAATAAAAGTGAAGTAGCACTAGAAACTAGTTTTGATGTTGATGCTCAATTAGCATATTGCGTTGGTCAGGCTTCGAGTGCTTTAAAATTGGTTCCAGCCGAAGGTGATATTCCAAGAAATATTGCACCAGGTAGTAAAGAATGGCGTTATGTAGATTATAAAGATTGGACTAGCGGTTTTTGGCCAGGAGAACTTTGGTATTTATATGAATTTAATAATGAAAAAACATGGGAGCAAACGGCAGATAAATTTACAGAATATCTTAAACCTCTTTCTGTAACACCTGCTTTAGATCACGATTTAGGTTTTCAAGTATTTAATAGTTACGGTAATGGTTATCGTTTAACTAAAAATCCAGAATATAAAGATGTTATATTAAAAACGGCAGATACATTGGCAACGTTGTTTAATCCTAATGTGGGAACTATTTTGTCATGGCCAAGAGATGTGCCTAATATGGAATGGCCGCAGCATAACACCATTATGGATAACATGATTAACTTAGAATTACTATTCTGGGCTTCTAAAAATGGTGATAATAAAGCGTTGTATGACATGGCTGTTAGTCATGCCGATGTAACTATGGAAAATCAATTTAGACCAGACTATAGTTCTTATCATGTTGTGATTTACGATAAAGATACAGGTGAGAAAATTAAAGCAGTAACACACCAAGGTTATAGTGATAGCAGTATGTGGGCTCGTGGACAATCGTGGGCTATTTACGGTTACACTATGGTTTATAGAGAAACAAAAGATCCTAAATATTTAGATTTTGCACAAAAAGTAACTCAAGTGTATTTAGACCGTTTACCTGAGGATTTAATACCTTATTGGGACTTCGATGCTCCAAATATTCCAAACGTAGAAAGAGATGCTTCTGCGGCTGCTGTGGTGGCTTCTGCCATCCTAGAATTATCAACCTTTACTAAAGATGAAAATTTAGCTAAAGAATATAGAGAAAAGGGAGAGAAGATGTTAGAAGAGTTGTCGAAAAACTACCAAAGTAAAGACGTTAATACGGCATGTTTATTGCATTCAACAGGTCATGCACCTGCTAATTCAGAAATTGATTATTCTATTATTTATGCCGATTACTATTATGTTGAAGCTTTATTAAGATTAAAGAAGTTAAATGAGGGTATTCCTTTATTGGAGCCTTTGCATAAAATATAA
- a CDS encoding CAP domain-containing protein: MKSFFKLPLFAFIAMFAFSCSTERMDDDSGTIVISEVTMESKTIEVETLELINDYRLSKGLNPLEDMDIVKSVAYSHTDYMLENNKISHDYFFKRSEYLKSHTGAERVSENVAYGYSSAKTLVTAWLESEGHRHNIEGDFTNFDISAEQNENGRWYYTNIFIKK; encoded by the coding sequence ATGAAATCATTTTTTAAACTTCCGTTATTTGCTTTTATAGCCATGTTTGCTTTTTCTTGTTCTACAGAGCGTATGGATGATGATTCTGGAACAATCGTGATTAGTGAAGTTACCATGGAATCCAAAACAATTGAAGTTGAAACTTTGGAATTAATTAATGATTACAGGCTGTCTAAAGGATTAAACCCTTTGGAGGATATGGATATTGTAAAATCTGTGGCTTATAGCCATACCGATTATATGCTTGAAAATAATAAAATTTCACACGATTATTTTTTTAAAAGAAGTGAGTATTTAAAATCTCATACAGGAGCAGAAAGAGTCTCAGAAAATGTTGCTTATGGTTATAGTTCGGCTAAAACATTAGTAACAGCTTGGTTAGAGAGTGAAGGACATCGCCATAATATTGAAGGAGATTTTACAAACTTTGATATATCTGCAGAACAAAATGAAAATGGAAGATGGTATTATACCAATATTTTTATAAAAAAATAA
- the pdxH gene encoding pyridoxamine 5'-phosphate oxidase — MENDLSNYRKSYDKGELLLKEVPENPMELFQKWFHEVDLHFTEDETNAMTVSTFGLDGYPKNRVVLLKRYTYEGFIFYTNYESEKGKAIAVNPNVCLSFFWHGAERQIIIKGKAEKIAENMSDGYFESRPVGSQLGALVSHQSEVIPDRAYLENKLSELEKEYEGKPILRPKYWGGYIVKPIEIEFWQGRPNRLHDRIRYQLQEDYNWLVNRLSS, encoded by the coding sequence ATGGAAAATGATTTAAGTAACTATAGAAAATCTTATGATAAAGGCGAATTGCTTTTAAAAGAAGTGCCCGAAAACCCAATGGAATTATTTCAAAAATGGTTTCATGAGGTAGATTTACATTTTACTGAAGATGAAACAAATGCCATGACGGTTTCAACTTTTGGATTAGATGGCTATCCTAAAAATAGGGTTGTACTATTAAAACGCTATACTTATGAAGGTTTTATTTTTTATACAAATTATGAAAGTGAAAAGGGAAAAGCTATTGCAGTAAATCCAAATGTTTGTTTGTCTTTTTTTTGGCATGGTGCAGAGCGGCAAATTATTATAAAGGGTAAAGCTGAAAAAATAGCAGAGAACATGAGCGACGGATATTTTGAGTCGCGTCCAGTTGGGAGTCAGTTAGGAGCTTTAGTTTCTCACCAGAGTGAAGTTATTCCCGATCGTGCTTATCTTGAAAACAAACTGTCTGAATTAGAAAAAGAATATGAAGGCAAACCTATTTTGCGTCCTAAATATTGGGGAGGTTATATTGTAAAACCTATTGAAATAGAATTTTGGCAAGGACGACCTAATAGATTACACGATAGAATTCGATATCAACTTCAAGAGGATTATAATTGGTTGGTTAATCGCTTATCTTCTTAA
- a CDS encoding ribonuclease Z, with the protein MKLTILGCYSATPRALTNTTAQVLEINNHMFLIDCGEGTQVHLRRHKIKFNRIKHVFISHLHGDHFFGLVGLISTFRLLKREADLHVYGPKGIKEIVTLQMKLADSWTNYNLYFHELTSKESELIYEDDVVEVHTIPLEHRVYTNGYLFKEKIGERKLNAYLAEEANINVAYYRKLKQGFDVENEDGVLIRNESVTSPAEKPKSYAFCSDTVYKEDIVPIIKNVDVLYHESTFLEKHAHLGPKTKHSTAKEAARIAKQANVGTLVLGHFSTRYGGLEGFKTEAEEVFDNVELSADGKVFDFG; encoded by the coding sequence ATGAAGCTCACAATTTTAGGCTGTTATAGCGCAACTCCAAGAGCTTTAACGAACACAACTGCACAGGTTTTAGAAATTAACAACCACATGTTTTTAATAGATTGTGGAGAAGGTACTCAAGTACATTTACGTAGGCATAAAATTAAATTCAACCGCATAAAGCATGTGTTTATTTCGCATTTGCATGGCGATCATTTTTTTGGATTAGTAGGTTTAATCTCTACTTTTAGACTGCTAAAACGAGAAGCCGATTTACATGTTTATGGACCAAAAGGTATTAAAGAAATAGTAACATTACAGATGAAGTTGGCCGATTCTTGGACCAATTATAATTTGTATTTCCATGAATTAACATCCAAAGAATCGGAATTAATTTATGAAGATGATGTGGTAGAAGTTCATACCATTCCGTTAGAACATCGTGTTTATACCAATGGCTACCTTTTTAAAGAGAAAATAGGCGAACGTAAACTCAATGCTTATTTAGCTGAAGAAGCCAATATAAATGTGGCGTATTATCGTAAATTAAAACAAGGTTTTGATGTTGAAAATGAGGATGGTGTTTTAATAAGAAATGAATCTGTTACTAGTCCTGCCGAAAAACCTAAAAGTTATGCTTTTTGTAGTGATACGGTCTATAAGGAAGATATTGTACCTATTATAAAAAATGTAGATGTGTTATATCACGAGTCTACGTTTTTGGAAAAACACGCACACTTAGGTCCAAAAACAAAACATTCTACAGCAAAAGAAGCAGCTAGGATTGCTAAGCAGGCCAATGTAGGTACTTTGGTGTTAGGACATTTTTCTACGCGCTATGGAGGTTTAGAAGGCTTTAAAACCGAAGCTGAGGAAGTTTTTGATAATGTGGAGTTAAGTGCAGATGGTAAAGTGTTCGATTTTGGTTAA